A stretch of the Ornithodoros turicata isolate Travis chromosome 4, ASM3712646v1, whole genome shotgun sequence genome encodes the following:
- the LOC135392323 gene encoding uncharacterized protein LOC135392323, with product MLPPPLSPKRSSVRGYHASGDITSVITTDRGAEFESALFTNLMGTPGTKRSRTTAHHPTSNGLVERLHRQLKVALRAAQHTPWPEALPLVLLGIRTSFKPDLGCTPGDLVYGAPLRLSADLFEGSPTLPLLAPADHHGRSPPNPSRSSRVSNAFQHPDLDRCSHVFVRCDGVKKTVAATLLRALSRHTENLHRLKPAFIDASTLPAVASLGPSAPLPTSQPGDLETRRQPIRALPVHM from the coding sequence ATGCTACCACCCCCACTATCGCCCAAGCGCTCATCAGTGCGTGGATATCACGCTTCGGGGGATATCACCTCTGTCATCACCACTGACAGAGGTGCTGAGTTCGAGTCAGCCCTCTTTACCAATCTCATGGGGACTCCTGGTACGAAGCGTTCCCGCACAACTGCCCATCATCCCACATCCAATGGCCTCGTTGAGCGACTCCATCGGCAGCTGAAGGTCGCCCTCCGCGCCGCCCAGCACACCCCCTGGCCAGAAGCTCTGCCCCTCGTGCTGCTGGGCATCCGAACATCCTTCAAGCCCGACCTCGGCTGCACCCCTGGAGATCTTGTTTATGGTGCCCCCCTACGCCTTTCCGCTGACCTCTTTGAGGGCTCGCCTACTCTGCCGCTCCTGGCTCCCGCCGACCACCATGGACGCTCTCCACCCAACCCCTCCCGTTCCAGTCGCGTCTCCAACGCGTTCCAACACCCCGACCTTGACCGCTGCTCACACGTCTTCGTCCGCTGCGACGGTGTCAAAAAAACCGTTGCAGCCACCTTACTCCGTGCCCTATCCCGTCATACGGAGAACCTCCACCGTCTAAAACCTGCCTTCATCGACGCCTCCACCTTGCCGGCCGTGGCATCGCTTGGTCCCTCCGCCCCGCTTCCTACCAGTCAGCCTGGAGACCTGGAGACCCGTCGCCAGCCCATTCGAGCCCTTCCCGTCCACATGTAA